One region of Gossypium raimondii isolate GPD5lz chromosome 6, ASM2569854v1, whole genome shotgun sequence genomic DNA includes:
- the LOC105774549 gene encoding H/ACA ribonucleoprotein complex subunit 3-like protein: protein MYLQFYINDNGDKVYTTKKESPVGMPTQSAHPARFSPDDKYSRQRVLLKKRFGLLPTQQPPQKY from the exons ATGTATCTCCAGTTCTACATTAACGATAATGGTGACAAAGTTTACACCACTAAG AAAGAATCACCGGTGGGTATGCCTACTCAGTCTGCTCATCCAG CTCGATTCTCCCCTGATGACAAATATTCCAGACAAAGAGTTCTTTTGAAGAAACGTTTTGGCTTATTGCCAACCCAGCAGCCACCTCAGAAATATTGA